A genomic segment from Streptosporangium roseum DSM 43021 encodes:
- a CDS encoding type III pantothenate kinase, which yields MLLAIDVGNTHTVLGLFEGDEVIEHWRIATDARRTADEIAVVLQGLLGQSPLLKGADVDGIALCSTVPSVLNEMREMCRRYYGDVTAVIVEPGIRTGVPVRMDNPKEVGSDRIVNALAAIQLYGGPCIIVDFGTATSFDAVSAKGEYIGAVTAPGIEISVDALAAAGAQLHKVELIRPRSVIAKNTVEALQSGIIYGFAGQVDGIVERMAAELADDPDDVTVVATGSAAPLVVSEARSIDVHEPWLTLIGLRLIYHRNTA from the coding sequence ATGCTGCTCGCCATCGACGTCGGTAACACGCACACCGTTCTCGGCCTGTTCGAGGGCGACGAGGTCATCGAGCACTGGCGGATCGCCACCGACGCCCGGCGCACGGCCGACGAGATAGCCGTCGTGCTGCAGGGGCTGCTCGGGCAGTCGCCGCTGCTGAAAGGCGCCGACGTCGACGGCATAGCGCTCTGCTCCACGGTGCCGTCGGTGCTCAACGAGATGCGCGAGATGTGCCGCCGCTACTACGGCGACGTCACCGCGGTGATCGTCGAGCCCGGCATCCGGACCGGGGTGCCGGTCAGGATGGACAACCCGAAGGAGGTCGGCAGCGACCGGATCGTCAACGCGCTGGCGGCCATCCAGCTGTACGGCGGGCCGTGCATCATCGTCGACTTCGGCACCGCGACCTCCTTCGACGCGGTCTCCGCCAAGGGCGAGTACATCGGCGCGGTGACGGCCCCCGGCATCGAGATCTCGGTGGACGCGCTGGCCGCGGCCGGGGCGCAGCTGCACAAGGTGGAGCTGATCCGGCCCCGGTCGGTGATCGCCAAGAACACGGTCGAGGCGCTCCAGTCGGGCATCATCTACGGGTTCGCCGGCCAGGTCGACGGGATCGTCGAGCGGATGGCGGCCGAGCTGGCCGACGACCCGGACGACGTCACCGTCGTCGCGACCGGCAGCGCGGCGCCGCTCGTGGTCAGCGAGGCGCGCTCGATCGACGTGCACGAGCCGTGGCTCACACTGATCGGTCTCCGGCTGATCTATCACCGCAACACCGCTTAG